A window from Gallus gallus isolate bGalGal1 chromosome 7, bGalGal1.mat.broiler.GRCg7b, whole genome shotgun sequence encodes these proteins:
- the STK16 gene encoding serine/threonine-protein kinase 16 isoform X1, translated as MGQALCVCSRGTVSLGGARYLLLQRLAEGGFSYVDLVEGLRDGRFYALKRILCHDKEDRQAALREVEMHNLFQHPNILRLEAHCMVEKGAKHEAWLLLPYVKGGTLWSEVEALREKGTFMPEQRILLILRGICSGLQAIHGKGYAHRDLKPTNVLLDEDDQPILMDLGSMNRARMEVTNSREAMAVQDWAAQRCTISYRAPELFTVPSQCIIDERTDIWVLSRLAPPALLHDDSEPPGAAQHRGHPTAAGGAAGYAGRPGHHEYLSVAHHRPRLCRAALGLLPLGAAPEGISVPQGELLHAGGVLESDFAVWGCAVWWFVP; from the exons ATGGGGCAGGCGCTGTGCGTCTGCTCCCGCGGCACCGTCAGCCTGGGGGGTGCGCGGTACCTCCTGCTGCAGCGCCTGGCCGAGGG GGGCTTCAGCTACGTGGACCTGGTGGAGGGGCTGCGGGACGGGCGCTTCTACGCGCTGAAGCGCATCCTGTGCCACGACAAGGAGGACCGGCAGGCCGCCCTGCGCGAGGTGGAGATGCACAACCTCTTCCAGCACCCCAACATCCTGCGCCTGGAGGCCCACTGCATGGTGGAGAAGGGTGCCAAGCACGAGGcctggctgctcctgccctACGTGAAG GGGGGGACCCTATGGAGCGAGGTGGAAGCGCTGCGGGAGAAAGGGACCTTCATGCCGGAGCAGCGCATCCTTCTCATCCTCCGTGGCATCTGCAGTGGGCTGCAGGCCATCCACGGCAAGGGCTACGCGCACAG GGACCTCAAGCCCACCAACGTGCTGCTGGATGAGGACGACCAGCCTATCCTGATGGACCTGGGCTCCATGAACCGGGCCCGCATGGAAGTCACCAACTCTCGGGAGGCCATGGCTGTGCAG GACTGGGCCGCCCAGCGCTGCACCATCTCCTACCGTGCCCCCGAGCTCTTCACCGTGCCCAGCCAGTGCATCATCGATGAGCGCACGGATATTTGG GTACTCAGCCGCCTTGCACCGCCTGCTCTTCTCCATGATGACAGTGAACCCCCAGGAGCGGCCCAGCATCGAGGACATCCTACAGCagctggaggggctgcaggctACGCCGGCCGGCCAGGTCACCACGAGTATCTGAGCGTGGCCCATCACCGGCCTCGGCTGTGCCGGGCTGCCCTGGGCCTGCTTCCCCTTGGGGCTGCTCCTGAGGGGATTTCTGTGCCccagggagagctgctccatGCCGGAGGTGTTTTGGAGTCAGACTTTGCCGTTTGGGGGTGTGCGGTGTGGTGGTTTGTACCCTGA
- the STK16 gene encoding serine/threonine-protein kinase 16 isoform X3, whose product MTRADDGAGAVRLLPRHRQPGGGFSYVDLVEGLRDGRFYALKRILCHDKEDRQAALREVEMHNLFQHPNILRLEAHCMVEKGAKHEAWLLLPYVKGGTLWSEVEALREKGTFMPEQRILLILRGICSGLQAIHGKGYAHRDLKPTNVLLDEDDQPILMDLGSMNRARMEVTNSREAMAVQDWAAQRCTISYRAPELFTVPSQCIIDERTDIWSLGCVLYCMMFGEGPFDAIFQKGDSVALAVQNPIAIPTTSRYSAALHRLLFSMMTVNPQERPSIEDILQQLEGLQATPAGQVTTSI is encoded by the exons ATGACGCGCGCGGACGATGGGGCAGGCGCTGTGCGTCTGCTCCCGCGGCACCGTCAGCCTGGGGG GGGCTTCAGCTACGTGGACCTGGTGGAGGGGCTGCGGGACGGGCGCTTCTACGCGCTGAAGCGCATCCTGTGCCACGACAAGGAGGACCGGCAGGCCGCCCTGCGCGAGGTGGAGATGCACAACCTCTTCCAGCACCCCAACATCCTGCGCCTGGAGGCCCACTGCATGGTGGAGAAGGGTGCCAAGCACGAGGcctggctgctcctgccctACGTGAAG GGGGGGACCCTATGGAGCGAGGTGGAAGCGCTGCGGGAGAAAGGGACCTTCATGCCGGAGCAGCGCATCCTTCTCATCCTCCGTGGCATCTGCAGTGGGCTGCAGGCCATCCACGGCAAGGGCTACGCGCACAG GGACCTCAAGCCCACCAACGTGCTGCTGGATGAGGACGACCAGCCTATCCTGATGGACCTGGGCTCCATGAACCGGGCCCGCATGGAAGTCACCAACTCTCGGGAGGCCATGGCTGTGCAG GACTGGGCCGCCCAGCGCTGCACCATCTCCTACCGTGCCCCCGAGCTCTTCACCGTGCCCAGCCAGTGCATCATCGATGAGCGCACGGATATTTGG TCCCTAGGCTGCGTGCTGTACTGCATGATGTTCGGGGAGGGCCCCTTCGACGCCATCTTCCAGAAGGGTGACAGCGTGGCGCTAGCAGTGCAGAACCCCATCGCCATCCCCACAACTTCCAG GTACTCAGCCGCCTTGCACCGCCTGCTCTTCTCCATGATGACAGTGAACCCCCAGGAGCGGCCCAGCATCGAGGACATCCTACAGCagctggaggggctgcaggctACGCCGGCCGGCCAGGTCACCACGAGTATCTGA
- the STK16 gene encoding serine/threonine-protein kinase 16 isoform X2, producing the protein MGQALCVCSRGTVSLGGARYLLLQRLAEGGFSYVDLVEGLRDGRFYALKRILCHDKEDRQAALREVEMHNLFQHPNILRLEAHCMVEKGAKHEAWLLLPYVKGGTLWSEVEALREKGTFMPEQRILLILRGICSGLQAIHGKGYAHRDLKPTNVLLDEDDQPILMDLGSMNRARMEVTNSREAMAVQDWAAQRCTISYRAPELFTVPSQCIIDERTDIWSLGCVLYCMMFGEGPFDAIFQKGDSVALAVQNPIAIPTTSRYSAALHRLLFSMMTVNPQERPSIEDILQQLEGLQATPAGQVTTSI; encoded by the exons ATGGGGCAGGCGCTGTGCGTCTGCTCCCGCGGCACCGTCAGCCTGGGGGGTGCGCGGTACCTCCTGCTGCAGCGCCTGGCCGAGGG GGGCTTCAGCTACGTGGACCTGGTGGAGGGGCTGCGGGACGGGCGCTTCTACGCGCTGAAGCGCATCCTGTGCCACGACAAGGAGGACCGGCAGGCCGCCCTGCGCGAGGTGGAGATGCACAACCTCTTCCAGCACCCCAACATCCTGCGCCTGGAGGCCCACTGCATGGTGGAGAAGGGTGCCAAGCACGAGGcctggctgctcctgccctACGTGAAG GGGGGGACCCTATGGAGCGAGGTGGAAGCGCTGCGGGAGAAAGGGACCTTCATGCCGGAGCAGCGCATCCTTCTCATCCTCCGTGGCATCTGCAGTGGGCTGCAGGCCATCCACGGCAAGGGCTACGCGCACAG GGACCTCAAGCCCACCAACGTGCTGCTGGATGAGGACGACCAGCCTATCCTGATGGACCTGGGCTCCATGAACCGGGCCCGCATGGAAGTCACCAACTCTCGGGAGGCCATGGCTGTGCAG GACTGGGCCGCCCAGCGCTGCACCATCTCCTACCGTGCCCCCGAGCTCTTCACCGTGCCCAGCCAGTGCATCATCGATGAGCGCACGGATATTTGG TCCCTAGGCTGCGTGCTGTACTGCATGATGTTCGGGGAGGGCCCCTTCGACGCCATCTTCCAGAAGGGTGACAGCGTGGCGCTAGCAGTGCAGAACCCCATCGCCATCCCCACAACTTCCAG GTACTCAGCCGCCTTGCACCGCCTGCTCTTCTCCATGATGACAGTGAACCCCCAGGAGCGGCCCAGCATCGAGGACATCCTACAGCagctggaggggctgcaggctACGCCGGCCGGCCAGGTCACCACGAGTATCTGA
- the GLB1L gene encoding beta-galactosidase-1-like protein isoform X2 → MGLPALGLLLAAALLRTEAAPPARSFQIDFERDCFRKDGAPFRYVSGSVHYARVPRPAWRDRLLRLYMAGLNAVQVYVPWNYHEPQPGVYDFSGDRDVEAFLDLAAELGLLVILRPGPYICAEWEMGGLPAWLLWKADIILRSSDPAYLAAVDAWLHVLLPKIKPRLYQHGGNIISVQVENEYGSYYACDLGYLQHLLGTFRALLGPEVLLFTTDGAQVEELHCGTLRGLYATIDFGPDSNVTEAFDAQRHVEPMGPLVNSEYYTGWLDYWGGPHASTSATLVAQGLADMLQLGANVNMYMFHGGTNFAYWSGADFKDQYKPVTTSYDYDAPLSEAGDPTEKLFAIRTVISKFQPLPVGPMPPPTPKYAYGRVALHKYADLLDVLDVLSPSGPIQRQFPLIFEAVKQAHGFMLYRTQLPYDILAPATLSAPPHSICDRGYVMLQKEYQGTLERDGQTELRVKGKAGDTLDVLLENMGRISFGANFSDFKGLLGNLSLDSRPLSKWLIYPLAIDAAIQPSIQGPLRLLALPGTPL, encoded by the exons ATGGGGCTGCCGGCCCTCGGGCTGCTGCTGGCGGCCGCGCTGCTGCGTACGGAG GCCGCCCCCCCGGCGCGCTCTTTCCAGATCGATTTCGAGCGGGACTGCTTCCGCAAGGACGGGGCCCCGTTCCGCTACGTGTCGGGCAGCGTGCACTACGCCCGCGTCCCGCGGCCCGCCTGGCGAGACCGCCTGCTGCGGCTCTACATGGCCGGGCTGAACGCCGTGCAGGT CTACGTCCCCTGGAACTACCACGAGCCGCAGCCGGGCGTGTATGACTTCAGCGGGGATCGGGACGTGGAAGCCTTCCTGGACCTGGCGgcggagctggggctgctggtgatCCTGCGCCCGGGGCCCTACATCTGTGCCGAGTGGGAGATG GGCGGGctgcctgcctggctgctgtggAAAGCAGACATCATCCTGCGCTCCTCCGACCCTG CCTACCTGGCAGCTGTGGATGCCTGGCTCCATGTGCTGCTGCCCAAGATCAAGCCACGGCTCTACCAGCACGGGGGGAACATCATCAGTGTGCAG GTGGAAAACGAGTACGGGAGCTACTATGCCTGTGACCTCGGCTacctgcagcacctgctgggCACCTTCCGGGCGCTGCTGGGCCCTGAGGTGCTGCTCTTCACCACCGATGGTGCGCAAGTGGAGGAGCTGCACTGTGGCACCCTGCGGGGGCTCTATGCCACCATCGACTTCGGGCCAG ACTCCAATGTGACGGAGGCGTTTGATGCCCAGCGCCACGTTGAGCCAATGGGACCGCTG GTGAACTCTGAATACTACACGGGCTGGCTGGACTACTGGGGGGGGCCGCATGCCAGCACCAGTGCCACACTGGTGGCCCAGGGACTCGCCGATATGCTGCAGTTGGGAGCCAATGTCAACAT GTACATGTTCCACGGGGGCACCAACTTTGCCTACTGGAGCG GAGCTGACTTCAAGGACCAGTACAAACCAGTGACCACCAGTTACGACTATGATGCGCCACTCTCAGAGGCTGGAGACCCCACGGAGAAGCTGTTTGCCATCCGCACGGTCATCAGCAAG TTCCAGCCCCTGCCAGTGGGCCCGAtgccaccccccacccccaagtACGCCTATGGCCGGGTGGCTCTGCACAAG TATGCTGATCTCCTGGATGTCTTGGATGTACTGTCCCCTTCTGGGCCCATCCAGAGGCAGTTCCCCCTCATCTTTGAGGCCGTAAAGCAG GCCCACGGCTTCATGCTGTACCGCACACAGCTGCCCTATGACATCCTGGCCCCAGCCACACTGAGCGCTCCTCCCCATAGCATCTGTGACCGTGGCTACGTGATGCTGCAGAAG GAGTACCAGGGTACGCTGGAGCGGGACGGTCAGACAGAGCTGCGTGtgaaaggcaaggcaggggACACGCTGGATGTGCTCCTGGAGAACATGGGCAGGATCAGCTTTGGGGCAAACTTCAGTGACTTCAAG GGCTTGCTGGGGAACCTCTCTTTGGACTCCAGACCGCTCAGCAAGTGGCTCATCTACCCCTTGGCCATAGATGCTGCCAT CCAGCCTTCTATACAGGGACCTTTGAGACTCCTGGCATTGCCTGGGACACCTTTGTGA
- the GLB1L gene encoding beta-galactosidase-1-like protein isoform X1, with protein sequence MGLPALGLLLAAALLRTEAAPPARSFQIDFERDCFRKDGAPFRYVSGSVHYARVPRPAWRDRLLRLYMAGLNAVQVYVPWNYHEPQPGVYDFSGDRDVEAFLDLAAELGLLVILRPGPYICAEWEMGGLPAWLLWKADIILRSSDPAYLAAVDAWLHVLLPKIKPRLYQHGGNIISVQVENEYGSYYACDLGYLQHLLGTFRALLGPEVLLFTTDGAQVEELHCGTLRGLYATIDFGPDSNVTEAFDAQRHVEPMGPLVNSEYYTGWLDYWGGPHASTSATLVAQGLADMLQLGANVNMYMFHGGTNFAYWSGADFKDQYKPVTTSYDYDAPLSEAGDPTEKLFAIRTVISKFQPLPVGPMPPPTPKYAYGRVALHKYADLLDVLDVLSPSGPIQRQFPLIFEAVKQAHGFMLYRTQLPYDILAPATLSAPPHSICDRGYVMLQKEYQGTLERDGQTELRVKGKAGDTLDVLLENMGRISFGANFSDFKGLLGNLSLDSRPLSKWLIYPLAIDAAIQQGWPHAALPKSSCRGRAGPAFYTGTFETPGIAWDTFVKFPGWSKGQLWINGFNLGRYWPRQGPQQTLFVPGSILRVGCPNNITVLELEEAPPNPFLLFLDQPLFNTTLSHSSPDKE encoded by the exons ATGGGGCTGCCGGCCCTCGGGCTGCTGCTGGCGGCCGCGCTGCTGCGTACGGAG GCCGCCCCCCCGGCGCGCTCTTTCCAGATCGATTTCGAGCGGGACTGCTTCCGCAAGGACGGGGCCCCGTTCCGCTACGTGTCGGGCAGCGTGCACTACGCCCGCGTCCCGCGGCCCGCCTGGCGAGACCGCCTGCTGCGGCTCTACATGGCCGGGCTGAACGCCGTGCAGGT CTACGTCCCCTGGAACTACCACGAGCCGCAGCCGGGCGTGTATGACTTCAGCGGGGATCGGGACGTGGAAGCCTTCCTGGACCTGGCGgcggagctggggctgctggtgatCCTGCGCCCGGGGCCCTACATCTGTGCCGAGTGGGAGATG GGCGGGctgcctgcctggctgctgtggAAAGCAGACATCATCCTGCGCTCCTCCGACCCTG CCTACCTGGCAGCTGTGGATGCCTGGCTCCATGTGCTGCTGCCCAAGATCAAGCCACGGCTCTACCAGCACGGGGGGAACATCATCAGTGTGCAG GTGGAAAACGAGTACGGGAGCTACTATGCCTGTGACCTCGGCTacctgcagcacctgctgggCACCTTCCGGGCGCTGCTGGGCCCTGAGGTGCTGCTCTTCACCACCGATGGTGCGCAAGTGGAGGAGCTGCACTGTGGCACCCTGCGGGGGCTCTATGCCACCATCGACTTCGGGCCAG ACTCCAATGTGACGGAGGCGTTTGATGCCCAGCGCCACGTTGAGCCAATGGGACCGCTG GTGAACTCTGAATACTACACGGGCTGGCTGGACTACTGGGGGGGGCCGCATGCCAGCACCAGTGCCACACTGGTGGCCCAGGGACTCGCCGATATGCTGCAGTTGGGAGCCAATGTCAACAT GTACATGTTCCACGGGGGCACCAACTTTGCCTACTGGAGCG GAGCTGACTTCAAGGACCAGTACAAACCAGTGACCACCAGTTACGACTATGATGCGCCACTCTCAGAGGCTGGAGACCCCACGGAGAAGCTGTTTGCCATCCGCACGGTCATCAGCAAG TTCCAGCCCCTGCCAGTGGGCCCGAtgccaccccccacccccaagtACGCCTATGGCCGGGTGGCTCTGCACAAG TATGCTGATCTCCTGGATGTCTTGGATGTACTGTCCCCTTCTGGGCCCATCCAGAGGCAGTTCCCCCTCATCTTTGAGGCCGTAAAGCAG GCCCACGGCTTCATGCTGTACCGCACACAGCTGCCCTATGACATCCTGGCCCCAGCCACACTGAGCGCTCCTCCCCATAGCATCTGTGACCGTGGCTACGTGATGCTGCAGAAG GAGTACCAGGGTACGCTGGAGCGGGACGGTCAGACAGAGCTGCGTGtgaaaggcaaggcaggggACACGCTGGATGTGCTCCTGGAGAACATGGGCAGGATCAGCTTTGGGGCAAACTTCAGTGACTTCAAG GGCTTGCTGGGGAACCTCTCTTTGGACTCCAGACCGCTCAGCAAGTGGCTCATCTACCCCTTGGCCATAGATGCTGCCATCCAGCAGGGCTGGCCCCACGCTGCCCTGCCTAAATCAAGCTGCAGGGGCAGAGCGGGGCCAGCCTTCTATACAGGGACCTTTGAGACTCCTGGCATTGCCTGGGACACCTTTGTGAAATTCCCAGGTTGGAGCAAG GGCCAGCTGTGGATAAACGGCTTCAACCTGGGCCGGTACTGGCCCCGCCAAGGACCCCAGCAAACCCTCTTTGTGCCTGGCTCGATACTGCGTGTTGGCTGCCCCAACAACAtcacagtgctggagctggaggaggcaCCCCCCAACCCCTTCCTGCTCTTCCTTGACCAACCCCTTTTCAACACAACCCTCAGCCATAGCTCCCCGGACAAAGAATAA